Proteins from a single region of bacterium:
- a CDS encoding epoxyqueuosine reductase QueH: MKVLLHTCCAPCATYVVKTLREEGYEPVLYFFNPNIHPYGEFLLREEAVKIFAEKEGLEAIYEGYGLRQFLREVVFQEDNRCPICYFIRLKGTANYAKEHGIPIFTTTLLLSPYQNQELIRKIGEELEKETGVKFLYRDFRPGYYESIRLSKELGLYRQKYCGCIYSEEEALKQRMERKKGR; the protein is encoded by the coding sequence ATGAAGGTCCTCCTTCATACTTGCTGTGCTCCCTGTGCAACCTATGTGGTTAAAACCCTGAGAGAAGAAGGATACGAACCCGTTCTCTATTTCTTTAATCCAAATATTCATCCTTATGGTGAGTTCCTTTTAAGAGAAGAGGCTGTTAAGATTTTTGCGGAAAAAGAAGGATTAGAGGCGATTTATGAAGGTTACGGTTTACGCCAATTTCTCAGGGAGGTTGTTTTCCAAGAGGATAACCGCTGTCCAATCTGCTATTTCATCAGGCTGAAGGGAACCGCCAATTACGCAAAAGAACACGGAATTCCTATTTTCACCACCACCCTCCTCTTAAGCCCCTATCAAAATCAGGAGCTGATAAGGAAGATAGGCGAAGAGTTAGAGAAAGAGACAGGTGTGAAATTTCTTTACAGAGACTTTCGTCCCGGCTATTATGAATCAATAAGGCTTTCAAAGGAGCTCGGGCTATACAGGCAAAAGTATTGCGGATGCATTTACAGCGAGGAAGAAGCTTTGAAACAAAGAATGGAAAGGAAAAAAGGGAGGTGA